A part of Bosea sp. (in: a-proteobacteria) genomic DNA contains:
- a CDS encoding transposase, translating into MSESMNQDRVFEVLTAAPVRTRRRPRDWSVDEKARLISQTLLPGANVSAIARSAGVDPSQLYGWRRQARASGAVKAMPVAHDEVKFARVEAAGNWAVEIVIRDTVVRVGGDIDADHLTVILRAVRKA; encoded by the coding sequence ATGAGCGAGAGTATGAATCAAGATCGAGTTTTTGAGGTTTTGACGGCAGCGCCGGTGCGGACGAGGCGCAGGCCACGTGATTGGTCGGTCGACGAGAAGGCACGACTGATTTCCCAGACGCTGTTGCCTGGTGCGAATGTTTCGGCGATTGCGCGTTCTGCCGGGGTTGACCCTTCGCAGCTTTATGGATGGCGGCGACAGGCCCGGGCATCCGGGGCGGTCAAAGCCATGCCCGTTGCGCACGATGAGGTGAAGTTTGCGCGCGTCGAGGCGGCTGGCAACTGGGCTGTGGAGATTGTCATTCGGGATACGGTTGTCCGTGTTGGCGGCGACATCGATGCGGATCATCTGACCGTGATACTGAGGGCGGTGCGCAAAGCATGA
- the rocF gene encoding arginase — MNCVLIGMPVADGAGRAGADAGPRALRAAGIREALQATGVAVHDRGNLALGEARPEAGAHPNPALKALSEVAAWTAAIADAVSAVPHGQVPVMLGGDHSISMGTLTGLSRRAAAMGRPLFVLWIDAHPDCHTLDTTESGHLHGTPVAYALGVDGFGKAFPAVTQTLAPSHLCMIGLRSIDAAEASLIARLGIEAHAAAALTRQGVAATLEPFLERVRAANGLLHVSFDADAIDPSEAPGVGTPVADGLSLGEARAIMATVRRSGLLASLDLVEVNPFLDRDRRTARLMASLAADAIDARSRDCGNRRASA; from the coding sequence ATGAACTGCGTGCTGATCGGAATGCCGGTCGCCGACGGAGCCGGTCGTGCAGGGGCGGATGCGGGTCCGCGCGCGCTGCGCGCCGCCGGCATTCGCGAGGCTCTGCAGGCCACCGGCGTCGCCGTTCACGACAGGGGCAACCTCGCTCTCGGCGAGGCCCGGCCTGAAGCTGGCGCTCACCCCAATCCTGCGCTCAAGGCGCTCAGTGAGGTCGCGGCCTGGACTGCGGCCATCGCCGATGCCGTCAGCGCGGTGCCCCATGGCCAGGTGCCGGTCATGCTGGGCGGGGATCACTCCATTTCCATGGGAACGCTGACGGGGCTGTCGCGCCGCGCGGCTGCGATGGGCCGCCCGCTTTTCGTGCTCTGGATCGATGCGCACCCCGATTGCCACACCCTCGACACCACCGAAAGCGGCCATCTCCATGGCACGCCGGTCGCGTATGCACTGGGTGTCGATGGTTTCGGCAAGGCCTTTCCCGCGGTCACGCAGACGCTTGCGCCGTCCCACCTCTGCATGATCGGCCTGCGCAGCATAGACGCAGCGGAAGCATCGCTCATCGCGCGGCTTGGCATCGAGGCCCACGCTGCGGCGGCTCTGACACGTCAGGGCGTGGCGGCGACGCTGGAGCCTTTTCTCGAGCGCGTGCGTGCCGCTAATGGCCTGCTGCATGTCAGCTTCGATGCCGACGCCATCGACCCCTCCGAGGCGCCGGGCGTCGGCACGCCAGTCGCTGACGGGCTCTCGCTCGGCGAGGCGCGCGCGATCATGGCCACCGTCCGTCGCAGCGGGCTTCTGGCCAGCCTCGATCTGGTCGAGGTCAACCCGTTTCTCGATCGCGACCGCCGCACCGCCCGGCTGATGGCGAGCCTGGCGGCGGACGCCATCGATGCGCGTTCACGCGACTGCGGCAACCGGAGGGCTTCGGCATGA
- a CDS encoding cryptochrome/photolyase family protein → MKTLRLVLGDQLSHGLSSLSDCDPVRDVVLMAEVHDETVYVPHHKQKIVFVLSAMRHFAAELSERGFTVDYVKLDDPANAGSFTGEVRRAIARHRPDRIVVTEPGEWRVLSAMQSWEDEFGLPVTLLCDDRFYASRERFRRWAEGRSSYRMEFFYREMRREHDLLMDGDEPIGGQWNFDSENRKPLPAGASLPRRVRFEPDAITQEVMALAGRRFAGNFGDLAPFGWAVTRAQALEALDHFITDVLAGFGDYQDAMKSGEPFLFHAVISPYLNAGLLTAREVCERAQTAWHDGAAPLNAVEGFIRQILGWREYVRGIYWHRMPDYAATNALGASRPLPWLYWSGETTMNCMAQAIGNVRRHAYDHHIHRLMVTGNFALLAGVEPAQIERWYLAVYVDAYDWVELPNVHGMVMFADGGLLASKPYAASGAYIGRMSDYCGACHYDVNAKSGPKACPFNYTKGPLTVSG, encoded by the coding sequence GTGAAAACCTTGCGGCTTGTCCTGGGCGACCAGCTCAGCCACGGGCTGTCGTCGCTGTCCGATTGCGACCCGGTCCGCGATGTGGTGCTGATGGCCGAGGTGCACGACGAGACCGTCTATGTGCCGCATCACAAGCAGAAGATCGTGTTCGTGCTTTCGGCCATGCGCCATTTCGCGGCCGAACTCAGCGAGCGCGGCTTCACGGTCGACTATGTGAAGCTCGACGATCCCGCCAATGCCGGCTCCTTCACGGGCGAGGTGCGGCGCGCCATCGCACGGCACCGACCGGACAGGATCGTGGTCACAGAGCCCGGCGAATGGCGCGTGCTCAGCGCCATGCAATCCTGGGAGGACGAATTCGGCCTGCCCGTGACGCTGCTGTGCGACGACCGCTTCTATGCGAGCCGCGAGCGCTTCCGCCGCTGGGCCGAGGGGCGCTCGAGCTACCGCATGGAGTTCTTCTATCGGGAAATGCGCCGCGAGCATGACCTGCTGATGGACGGCGACGAACCGATTGGGGGGCAATGGAACTTCGACAGCGAGAACCGCAAGCCCCTCCCCGCTGGCGCCAGCCTGCCGCGGCGCGTCCGGTTCGAGCCGGATGCGATCACGCAGGAGGTGATGGCGCTTGCCGGGCGCCGCTTCGCCGGCAACTTCGGAGACCTTGCGCCCTTTGGGTGGGCCGTGACGCGGGCGCAGGCGCTGGAGGCTCTCGACCATTTCATCACAGATGTGCTGGCCGGCTTCGGCGACTATCAGGACGCGATGAAGAGCGGCGAACCTTTCCTGTTCCATGCCGTGATCTCGCCCTACCTCAATGCGGGGCTGCTGACCGCGCGCGAGGTTTGCGAGCGCGCGCAGACCGCGTGGCATGACGGCGCCGCGCCGCTCAACGCGGTCGAAGGCTTCATCCGGCAGATTCTCGGCTGGCGCGAATACGTGCGCGGGATCTACTGGCACCGGATGCCGGACTATGCGGCGACCAACGCGCTTGGAGCATCGCGGCCGCTGCCATGGCTTTACTGGAGCGGCGAGACCACGATGAATTGCATGGCGCAGGCCATCGGCAATGTGCGGCGCCATGCCTATGACCACCATATCCACCGGCTGATGGTGACAGGGAACTTCGCGCTGCTGGCCGGGGTGGAACCGGCCCAGATCGAACGATGGTATCTGGCGGTCTACGTCGATGCCTATGACTGGGTGGAGCTGCCGAATGTCCACGGCATGGTCATGTTCGCCGATGGCGGCCTGCTGGCCTCCAAGCCCTATGCCGCATCGGGCGCCTACATCGGCCGCATGTCCGACTATTGCGGCGCGTGCCATTATGACGTGAACGCGAAATCCGGTCCAAAGGCTTGTCCGTTCAATTATACCAAAGGCCCTTTGACCGTAAGCGGTTAG
- a CDS encoding SDR family oxidoreductase: MNHLTIIVGGAGGIGSALARRIVAAGRKVHLIGRDGAKLLAVANETGASHAIADVHDAPSLKAAIEAAGPAVSGLVYAVGSINLKPANRLTETDIMGDFRLNALGAFQAAQAALPALKAGDGTSAILLFSTIAVAQGFTAHASVAMAKGAVEGLTLALAAELAPKVRVNCIAPSLTRTPLAASLTVNEQMASAIAQLHPMQRLGEAEDIAAMGAFLMSPDAGWITGQVIGVDGGRSTLRTKG; the protein is encoded by the coding sequence ATGAACCATCTCACCATCATCGTCGGCGGGGCCGGCGGCATCGGCTCGGCACTGGCGCGCCGTATCGTCGCAGCAGGCCGCAAGGTTCACCTCATCGGGCGTGACGGAGCGAAGCTGCTGGCCGTCGCCAACGAGACGGGCGCCAGCCACGCGATCGCCGACGTGCACGATGCCCCTTCCCTCAAGGCCGCGATCGAGGCTGCCGGCCCCGCCGTCAGCGGCCTCGTCTATGCGGTGGGCTCGATCAACCTCAAGCCTGCCAACAGGCTCACCGAAACCGACATCATGGGCGATTTTCGCCTGAACGCTCTGGGCGCCTTCCAGGCAGCGCAGGCCGCCCTGCCCGCGCTCAAGGCTGGCGACGGCACGAGCGCGATCCTGCTCTTCTCGACGATCGCGGTGGCGCAAGGCTTCACCGCCCATGCCTCGGTCGCGATGGCCAAGGGCGCCGTGGAAGGGCTGACGCTCGCGCTCGCGGCGGAACTTGCGCCAAAGGTGCGGGTGAACTGCATTGCCCCGTCGCTCACCCGCACGCCCCTGGCGGCCAGCCTCACAGTCAACGAACAGATGGCGAGCGCCATAGCGCAGCTTCATCCCATGCAGCGCCTTGGGGAAGCGGAGGACATCGCCGCCATGGGCGCTTTCCTGATGTCTCCTGATGCCGGCTGGATCACCGGTCAGGTGATCGGCGTGGACGGGGGCCGGTCCACGCTGCGCACGAAGGGCTGA
- a CDS encoding 23S rRNA (adenine(2030)-N(6))-methyltransferase RlmJ — translation MNYRHAFHAGNFADVLKHVVLARVIAYLHIKPAPIRVMETHAGAGLYDLSGAAAARTGEWREGVGRMETPFSAEVETILAPWRAALASLRAGHGAASYPGSPLFCQELLRSDDRYIGAELHGETSWQLRNALGKDRRFKVLLMDGWHALRANVPPVERRGIVLIDPAFEAADEWERMQGELLAAHRKWPTGCYLVWYPLKNPRQADDLARAVLEAGVHSAIRMDILVDDLAGADRLAGCGLIAINPPWTLMGEAERLLPALAGRLARSARAGYRCERLAG, via the coding sequence TTGAACTATCGCCACGCCTTCCATGCTGGCAATTTCGCGGATGTGCTCAAGCATGTCGTGCTGGCGCGGGTGATCGCCTATCTGCACATCAAACCTGCGCCCATCCGCGTCATGGAGACCCATGCCGGCGCGGGACTTTATGATCTGTCTGGTGCCGCGGCGGCGCGGACCGGCGAGTGGCGCGAGGGCGTCGGACGGATGGAGACGCCCTTTTCCGCCGAAGTCGAGACGATCCTCGCCCCCTGGCGCGCCGCGCTGGCATCCCTTCGCGCTGGTCACGGCGCGGCGAGCTATCCCGGATCGCCCCTGTTCTGCCAGGAATTGCTGCGCTCCGACGACCGCTACATCGGCGCCGAACTCCATGGCGAGACGAGCTGGCAGTTGCGCAATGCCCTCGGCAAGGACCGGCGCTTCAAGGTTCTGCTGATGGATGGCTGGCACGCGCTGCGCGCCAATGTCCCGCCAGTGGAGCGGCGTGGCATCGTGCTCATCGATCCGGCCTTCGAGGCCGCCGATGAGTGGGAGCGGATGCAAGGCGAACTGCTCGCCGCGCACCGCAAATGGCCCACAGGCTGCTATCTCGTCTGGTATCCCTTGAAGAACCCGCGCCAGGCGGACGATCTGGCACGCGCGGTTCTGGAAGCAGGCGTCCATAGCGCGATCCGCATGGACATCCTGGTCGATGACCTCGCCGGCGCCGACCGCCTCGCCGGCTGCGGCCTCATCGCGATCAACCCACCCTGGACCCTGATGGGGGAGGCAGAGCGCCTCCTGCCGGCTCTGGCCGGGCGTCTTGCCCGATCGGCGCGGGCGGGTTACCGCTGCGAGCGCCTCGCCGGCTGA
- a CDS encoding IS66 family transposase: MDLPLNTLPDDVDALKAMVLALARAQAQGDVRLRAAEAEIARLEAIEQSANERIANLTLIMKVLQRAQHGKRSERLRAGGPGVLDDEQIAFAFEEVETGLSSVQSELDRGARDKPKRAPRPRKGFAAHLERIEEVIEPELPAGYEGLEKVLISEDRSERLDVIPPKFRVIVTRRPKYAFRGHDGVIQALAPAHIIEAGLPTERLLAFIAVSKYADGLPLYRQEAIYLRDGVEISRSLMAQWMGHLGFELQILADYILEKIKEGERIFADETSLPTLAPGSGKATKAWLWAYARDDRPYGGTSPPMVAYRFEDGRGAECVARHLSGYNGILQVDGYVAYSSLAKSQAKSQAKSQAKSQAKSQAKSHAKSQAKTGSTETMRLAGCWAHLRRRFYDLHISGVSQAATDSVMAMTELWRVEDDVRGRNADTRAKLRQEKSAPVVARLFDLWERELGKVSGKSKTAEAIRYALARREALERFLSDGRIEIDSNIVERAIRPQTITRKNSLFAGSEGGGRTWATLGTLLQTARMNNVDPLDWLSQTLAHIAQGWPASKIDALMPWNFRSNALS, translated from the coding sequence ATGGATTTACCCCTGAACACCTTGCCGGACGACGTGGATGCGCTCAAGGCGATGGTGCTCGCCCTGGCGCGTGCGCAGGCGCAAGGGGATGTTCGATTAAGAGCCGCGGAGGCTGAAATCGCCCGGCTGGAGGCGATCGAACAGAGCGCCAACGAGCGGATTGCCAACCTGACGCTGATCATGAAGGTCTTGCAGCGCGCGCAACATGGCAAGCGCTCTGAACGGCTCCGCGCCGGTGGTCCTGGGGTCCTCGACGACGAGCAGATTGCCTTTGCCTTCGAGGAGGTGGAGACCGGCCTTTCGAGCGTCCAGAGCGAACTCGACCGGGGCGCCAGGGACAAGCCGAAACGCGCTCCACGCCCGCGCAAAGGCTTTGCTGCGCATCTTGAGCGCATCGAGGAGGTCATCGAGCCGGAACTCCCCGCTGGATATGAGGGCCTGGAGAAGGTGCTGATCAGCGAAGACCGTTCCGAACGGCTCGATGTCATTCCGCCGAAGTTCAGGGTCATCGTGACGCGCCGTCCCAAATATGCCTTCCGTGGCCATGACGGCGTGATCCAGGCGCTCGCACCGGCACACATCATCGAAGCCGGATTGCCAACGGAACGGCTGCTCGCCTTTATCGCGGTCTCCAAATATGCCGACGGTCTTCCGCTTTACCGTCAGGAGGCGATCTACCTGCGCGACGGGGTCGAGATCAGCCGATCCCTGATGGCCCAATGGATGGGCCATCTTGGGTTTGAACTGCAGATACTGGCCGATTACATCCTCGAAAAGATCAAGGAGGGTGAGCGGATCTTTGCCGACGAAACGAGCTTGCCCACTCTGGCTCCCGGATCGGGGAAAGCAACCAAGGCCTGGTTATGGGCCTACGCGCGCGATGATCGCCCCTATGGCGGCACCAGTCCGCCAATGGTGGCCTATCGCTTCGAAGACGGCAGAGGCGCTGAATGTGTGGCCCGTCATCTGTCCGGGTACAACGGCATCCTGCAGGTCGATGGATACGTGGCCTATAGCAGCCTTGCCAAGAGCCAGGCCAAGAGCCAGGCCAAGAGCCAGGCCAAGAGCCAGGCCAAGAGCCAGGCCAAGAGCCACGCCAAAAGCCAGGCCAAAACCGGCAGCACAGAAACGATGAGGCTTGCCGGATGCTGGGCGCATCTCAGGCGCAGGTTCTACGATCTGCACATCAGCGGCGTCTCGCAGGCTGCCACGGACAGCGTCATGGCCATGACCGAGCTGTGGAGGGTCGAAGATGACGTGCGCGGCCGGAATGCAGACACCCGCGCGAAGCTCCGGCAGGAAAAGTCTGCGCCTGTCGTCGCGCGCCTCTTCGATCTTTGGGAACGGGAGCTCGGCAAGGTCTCCGGCAAGTCCAAGACGGCGGAAGCAATCCGCTATGCGCTCGCCCGCCGTGAAGCACTCGAACGGTTCCTCTCCGACGGTCGCATTGAAATCGACTCCAACATCGTCGAACGGGCCATCAGGCCCCAAACCATTACGCGAAAGAACAGCCTCTTTGCCGGAAGTGAAGGCGGTGGCAGGACCTGGGCTACACTGGGAACGCTTCTGCAAACCGCCAGGATGAACAATGTCGATCCTCTCGACTGGCTGTCGCAAACCCTCGCGCATATCGCCCAAGGATGGCCCGCATCCAAAATCGACGCCCTCATGCCCTGGAACTTCAGGTCAAACGCCCTCAGCTAA
- a CDS encoding helix-turn-helix domain-containing protein yields the protein MPKVVEIKPSHTPAELRRLAASGKDANQSRRLLSIAAALDGMSRAEAAKIGGMDRQTLRDWAHRFNEQGPAGLKDNRRRGNPRRLSQAQLVELSEIVETGPNRAVDGVVRWRRIDLQRKRVGNPTYLLVF from the coding sequence ATGCCGAAGGTTGTCGAGATCAAGCCGAGCCATACTCCCGCCGAGCTGCGCCGCCTGGCGGCATCGGGCAAGGATGCGAACCAAAGTCGACGATTGCTGTCCATCGCTGCGGCGCTGGACGGGATGAGCCGGGCGGAGGCCGCCAAGATCGGCGGCATGGACCGCCAGACGCTACGGGACTGGGCGCATCGGTTTAATGAGCAAGGCCCTGCCGGGTTGAAGGACAACCGTCGCCGGGGGAACCCAAGACGTCTGTCGCAGGCGCAACTGGTGGAGCTGTCCGAGATCGTCGAGACCGGCCCCAACCGCGCTGTAGACGGCGTGGTGCGCTGGCGGCGGATCGACCTGCAACGTAAGCGTGTAGGCAACCCCACGTATCTTTTGGTGTTCTGA
- a CDS encoding glutathione S-transferase family protein translates to MLTLRSAPASPYGRKVKICAALLGLSDQMRIVEADTTNPEDTLRKENPLGKIPVLILEDGATVYDSRVIVDYLDHMAGGGKMVPRGARRFDVLRLQALTDGLCDAALMQVYESRWRSEDKRDAKWLEHQAGKIERALAALEAAPPKLTRQLHVGHVMTACALGYLDLRFAGAWRKKHPKLRKWLAKFEERVPAFEATRVKG, encoded by the coding sequence ATGCTCACGCTTCGCTCCGCACCAGCCTCACCCTATGGCCGGAAGGTCAAGATCTGCGCCGCTCTGCTCGGGCTGTCCGACCAGATGAGAATCGTCGAGGCAGACACCACCAATCCGGAGGATACGCTGCGCAAGGAGAACCCGCTCGGCAAGATCCCGGTGCTGATCCTTGAGGACGGCGCCACGGTCTACGACTCGCGCGTGATCGTCGATTATCTCGACCATATGGCGGGCGGCGGGAAGATGGTCCCGCGCGGGGCAAGGCGCTTTGACGTGCTGCGCCTCCAGGCCCTGACGGATGGGCTCTGCGACGCAGCCCTCATGCAGGTCTATGAGAGCCGCTGGCGCAGCGAGGACAAGCGCGATGCGAAGTGGCTGGAGCATCAGGCCGGCAAGATCGAGCGGGCGCTCGCCGCGCTGGAAGCAGCGCCACCGAAGCTGACCAGGCAACTCCATGTCGGCCATGTCATGACTGCCTGCGCGCTCGGCTATCTCGACCTGCGCTTCGCCGGCGCCTGGCGCAAGAAACACCCGAAGCTTCGCAAGTGGCTGGCCAAATTCGAGGAACGCGTGCCGGCCTTCGAGGCGACCCGTGTCAAGGGCTGA
- the tnpB gene encoding IS66 family insertion sequence element accessory protein TnpB, with protein sequence MIGLGVVVYVSCQPVDFRKGAASLMVLVRDGGLDPFNGALYVFRSKRADRVRIVWWDGSGVCLYSKTLEEQGFCWPALSAARIRLDHSQLMALLAGMDWKKIRPTKVRRPLLTG encoded by the coding sequence ATGATTGGCCTGGGTGTCGTCGTTTACGTGTCGTGCCAGCCCGTCGACTTTCGTAAAGGTGCCGCATCCCTGATGGTGCTTGTCCGGGATGGCGGCCTCGACCCGTTCAACGGCGCGCTTTACGTGTTTCGGTCGAAACGTGCGGACCGTGTTCGGATCGTGTGGTGGGATGGCAGCGGCGTTTGTCTCTATTCGAAGACGCTTGAGGAGCAAGGCTTTTGCTGGCCTGCCCTATCGGCGGCTCGCATTCGCCTGGACCATTCGCAGCTGATGGCTCTTCTGGCCGGGATGGACTGGAAGAAGATCCGTCCGACAAAGGTGCGGCGACCCTTGCTGACGGGATGA
- a CDS encoding porin family protein produces the protein MSVRIMIALAVAAGAFAAPAWAETSSRQTNWQGVYLGGHLGGSVGAAGSTNTNGFLAGAHLGVNGQFDKVVLGVEADAGITTNGHTGLAGKFRQGTNGSMRGRVGYAFDRVMVFGTGGIAVTNQSYKNAAGSVSRTRGGTVLGAGAELMLTENVAVRGEFMRYNYSKSSFGKIGGPENVRPINNSFRGGLSYKF, from the coding sequence ATGTCCGTGCGTATCATGATCGCCCTCGCCGTCGCAGCGGGCGCGTTTGCCGCGCCGGCATGGGCTGAGACATCCTCGCGCCAGACCAACTGGCAGGGCGTGTATCTCGGTGGCCATCTCGGTGGCTCGGTTGGCGCGGCAGGCTCGACCAACACCAACGGCTTCCTGGCCGGCGCGCATCTGGGCGTAAACGGCCAGTTCGACAAGGTCGTGCTCGGGGTCGAGGCGGATGCGGGAATCACCACAAACGGGCACACCGGCCTCGCAGGCAAATTCCGCCAGGGAACCAACGGCTCGATGCGCGGACGGGTGGGCTATGCCTTCGATCGCGTCATGGTCTTCGGGACTGGCGGCATTGCAGTGACCAACCAGAGCTACAAGAACGCCGCCGGATCGGTTTCCCGCACGAGGGGTGGAACAGTGCTCGGCGCGGGGGCGGAACTGATGCTGACAGAAAATGTAGCCGTCAGGGGAGAATTCATGAGGTATAATTATTCGAAATCTTCCTTTGGAAAAATCGGCGGACCAGAAAATGTTCGTCCAATCAACAATTCATTTCGTGGCGGACTCAGTTATAAATTCTGA
- a CDS encoding porin family protein — translation MKNYLLGGAAALIGLMGAGVAGAADLPARTGPVPAPVMYSTMFSWTGFYAGVNAGYHFHDNKATTTGTPAFVALGPLVPGSLATGKDGFIGGGQIGYNYQFGAVVAGVEADLQYVDGKRATVFTNGPVATGAGSGLEYLGTVRARLGYVPMDRLMIYVTGGLAYGNPQNTAVVTTVAPLPAGLWAGSSDNTRFGYTIGGGVEYALTNNWTAKVEYLYYDLGRQSVTAGPVNAATAAAFPGVAYQARFQNNGSIVRGGVNYKF, via the coding sequence ATGAAAAACTACCTGCTCGGCGGCGCCGCCGCCCTCATTGGCCTGATGGGCGCTGGCGTTGCGGGCGCGGCCGATCTGCCTGCCCGCACCGGACCCGTCCCGGCGCCTGTCATGTACAGCACGATGTTCTCCTGGACCGGCTTTTATGCCGGTGTGAACGCGGGCTACCACTTCCATGACAACAAGGCGACGACCACCGGCACGCCGGCTTTCGTCGCGCTTGGCCCGCTGGTTCCGGGCTCGCTGGCAACCGGCAAGGACGGTTTCATCGGCGGCGGTCAGATCGGCTACAACTACCAGTTCGGCGCAGTCGTGGCCGGTGTCGAAGCCGACCTTCAGTATGTCGACGGGAAGCGCGCCACCGTCTTCACGAACGGCCCGGTCGCCACCGGCGCCGGCAGCGGCCTTGAATATCTCGGCACTGTCCGCGCCCGCCTCGGCTATGTGCCCATGGATCGCCTGATGATCTATGTCACGGGTGGTCTGGCCTACGGCAACCCCCAGAACACGGCTGTCGTCACGACCGTGGCGCCCCTGCCCGCAGGCCTGTGGGCCGGCTCCTCCGACAACACCCGCTTCGGCTACACGATCGGTGGCGGCGTCGAATATGCCTTGACCAACAACTGGACAGCGAAAGTCGAGTATCTCTATTACGATCTCGGCCGCCAGAGCGTCACCGCCGGCCCGGTCAATGCTGCGACGGCAGCCGCGTTCCCGGGCGTGGCCTATCAGGCCCGGTTCCAGAACAACGGGTCGATCGTCCGCGGCGGCGTGAACTACAAGTTCTGA
- a CDS encoding transposase: MSESMNQDRVFEVLTAAPVRTRRRLRDWSVDEKARLISQTLLPGANVSAIARSAGVDPSQLYGWRRQARASGAVKAMPVAHDEVKFARVEAAGNWAVEIVIRDTVVRVGGDIDADHLTVILRAVRKA; encoded by the coding sequence ATGAGCGAGAGTATGAATCAAGATCGAGTTTTTGAGGTTTTGACGGCAGCGCCGGTGCGGACGAGGCGCAGGCTACGTGATTGGTCGGTCGACGAGAAGGCACGACTGATTTCCCAGACGCTGTTGCCTGGTGCGAATGTTTCGGCGATTGCGCGTTCTGCCGGGGTTGACCCTTCGCAGCTTTATGGATGGCGGCGACAGGCCCGGGCATCCGGGGCGGTCAAAGCCATGCCCGTTGCGCACGATGAGGTGAAGTTTGCGCGCGTCGAGGCGGCTGGCAACTGGGCTGTGGAGATTGTCATTCGGGATACGGTTGTCCGCGTTGGCGGCGACATCGATGCGGATCATCTGACCGTGATACTGAGGGCGGTGCGCAAAGCATGA
- a CDS encoding DUF2256 domain-containing protein — MPAMVRKGDLPQKPCEACGRPFAWRKKWARVWDEVKTCSERCKGELRRRGKTT, encoded by the coding sequence ATGCCCGCGATGGTTCGCAAGGGGGATCTGCCCCAGAAGCCGTGCGAAGCCTGCGGCCGGCCCTTCGCCTGGCGCAAGAAGTGGGCGCGCGTCTGGGACGAGGTGAAGACCTGCTCGGAACGATGCAAGGGCGAGCTGCGGCGGCGCGGAAAAACCACGTGA
- a CDS encoding ribonuclease T2, protein MVMMVTLGAGPGLPVSGALAQDRVVRGGPAGEFDFYVLALSWSPGFCALEGDQKNRDQCRSGSGLGFVVHGLWPQNERGYPVECGPAGRTPSRQAMDVARNVFPEEGLARHQWRKHGVCSGSSPTDYFNDVRRAREAVVIPPPFAKVEAVQNWNPLDLERAFAAANPGLRPDMMAVSCRRGELQEVRICLTRDLRSFRTCGEVDSGGCRIQAMSVQPVR, encoded by the coding sequence ATGGTCATGATGGTCACGCTCGGTGCGGGGCCTGGCCTGCCGGTTTCGGGCGCGCTCGCGCAGGATCGTGTGGTCCGGGGCGGGCCTGCCGGCGAGTTTGATTTCTACGTGCTGGCGCTGTCCTGGTCCCCTGGGTTCTGCGCGCTGGAAGGCGACCAGAAGAACCGCGATCAGTGCCGCTCCGGTTCGGGCCTCGGCTTCGTCGTTCACGGGCTATGGCCACAGAATGAGCGCGGCTATCCGGTGGAGTGCGGCCCGGCCGGCCGCACGCCTTCGCGTCAGGCGATGGATGTCGCGCGCAATGTCTTTCCCGAGGAGGGGCTTGCCCGGCATCAATGGCGCAAGCACGGCGTCTGCTCCGGCTCAAGCCCGACCGACTACTTCAATGACGTCAGGCGCGCGCGCGAGGCGGTGGTGATCCCGCCGCCCTTCGCAAAGGTGGAAGCCGTGCAGAACTGGAATCCGCTCGATCTGGAGCGCGCCTTCGCGGCCGCCAATCCCGGCCTCAGGCCCGACATGATGGCCGTGTCCTGCCGCCGCGGCGAACTGCAGGAGGTCCGCATATGCCTGACGCGGGATCTGCGTTCCTTCCGCACCTGCGGCGAGGTCGATAGCGGCGGCTGCCGCATCCAGGCCATGAGCGTGCAGCCTGTCCGCTGA
- a CDS encoding Lrp/AsnC family transcriptional regulator — protein MDDIDARLIQLLRHDGRRSISDLAGEMGLSRATVRARMERLERSGEIVGYTVILRSETVDMPVRGLMLIEIEGRAADRVVDSLGNIPEVTAVHTTNGKWDLIAELATFDLSALDAALRRIRLIQGITGSETNLLLATPRSTRARLG, from the coding sequence ATGGACGACATCGACGCGCGCCTCATCCAGCTTCTGCGCCATGATGGACGGCGCAGCATCTCCGATCTCGCCGGCGAGATGGGGCTGTCCCGCGCCACAGTGCGGGCGCGGATGGAGAGGCTGGAACGCTCTGGCGAAATCGTGGGCTACACGGTGATCCTGCGCTCGGAGACGGTGGACATGCCGGTGCGCGGCCTGATGCTGATCGAGATCGAGGGCCGAGCGGCCGACCGGGTGGTGGACAGCCTCGGCAACATTCCGGAGGTCACGGCAGTCCACACCACCAACGGCAAGTGGGACCTGATCGCGGAACTTGCGACATTCGATCTTTCCGCGCTCGATGCGGCGCTGCGCCGCATCCGCCTGATCCAAGGCATCACCGGCTCCGAAACCAACCTTCTGCTCGCCACGCCCCGCAGCACGCGGGCTCGTCTGGGCTAG